A window of Pseudoalteromonas sp. MEBiC 03607 genomic DNA:
AAGTTTTGCACCAGCCTGTACCGCATGCCACTTAAAATATTCGCGCCACAGTAATTCAAACTTTATCCAATAGCTCGACTCATTCGCACCGTTTTGTAGCTCATACACTTCAACTTCTCGGTATAGCTGTTTTGCGCTAATTGTGCCACCAGCGAGCCATACACTAAACTTGGTACTGTTACTAAAACCATCTAACTCGTTACGCGTTTCTTTATAACTGCTTGGCGCTTTAGACGAAAAGTAAGCATTGCAATGCTGCTGAGCTGCAATTAAACCACCTTTAAAACTGCCTGAGTGAGCAGGAACATCATCAATAGGGTTGTCAGGGCATAGTTGTACAGGATGAGGTAAGTGGCTTACCGCTGGCAAAGGCGCTGCTATAAAGGTTGGCTCAGCTTCTACCTTGTTACGAAAAGCAGTAAAGTTTTTTGGTAGGTTATCAAGTTGAAAAGGTAAGTCACTTGCCTTGAACAAGGTATCTTGCTGATAGGTTTTCACCGTCACATGTAGGCATAATGCTTTGATTTTATTGAGCTGCTTTTGCTCATAAACACCAACCTGCTCAGTACAAACCAATGTTTCAATTTCATATTTTTGCAATCGCTGACTGATTACTTGATCAGGCTCACCAGTGATCACATGCAGTGTTTGCCCAAGCTTCTCAACTGTTTGTGCAAATGCCGCGAGACTCTCACGTAAA
This region includes:
- a CDS encoding DASH family cryptochrome, translated to MKKRVLYWLQNDLRLVDNEILSELADFDGELDLVFVIEPRWFRQTNYQSKSFGTHKFNFLRESLAAFAQTVEKLGQTLHVITGEPDQVISQRLQKYEIETLVCTEQVGVYEQKQLNKIKALCLHVTVKTYQQDTLFKASDLPFQLDNLPKNFTAFRNKVEAEPTFIAAPLPAVSHLPHPVQLCPDNPIDDVPAHSGSFKGGLIAAQQHCNAYFSSKAPSSYKETRNELDGFSNSTKFSVWLAGGTISAKQLYREVEVYELQNGANESSYWIKFELLWREYFKWHAVQAGAKLFHFKGQKQSAPLTTFNSQRFEAWCQGRTPFALVNAIMHELNATGYISNRSRQIAASCLVNELELDWRYGAAYFEQQLIDYDVAANWGNWQYIAGVGVDPRGGRHFHINKQTALYDPLARFIRKWQGDVTVSELIDVVDAADWPIAT